The following are from one region of the Gryllotalpicola protaetiae genome:
- a CDS encoding methyltransferase domain-containing protein, translating to MPEFEALVAEGAAEPTEGWDFSWFEGRATEERPPWGYARLAADRLGRAHASLDVQTGGAEVYAEALGNAASAPQTVAATEEWPPNLAIARARLAPFGGQVSNAAGTDPLPFGDAAFDLVLARHPYGVPWDEIARVLEPGGTFLAQLIGWGTNRKLYEFFLGPQDDAHEDHGHEAVIRQRTAEAGLEITRLEEAVTKVEFFDVGAVVYFLRKVLWTVPGFTVEKYRPELARMHTLIEANGSFTSYSRRFLVEATRDTLATR from the coding sequence ATGCCTGAGTTCGAGGCGCTCGTCGCCGAAGGGGCGGCCGAGCCCACCGAGGGGTGGGACTTCTCGTGGTTCGAGGGGCGGGCGACGGAAGAGCGGCCGCCGTGGGGGTACGCGAGGCTCGCGGCCGACCGGCTCGGCCGCGCGCACGCGAGCCTCGATGTGCAGACCGGCGGGGCCGAGGTCTATGCAGAGGCGCTGGGGAACGCGGCATCCGCACCGCAGACGGTCGCCGCGACCGAGGAGTGGCCGCCCAATCTCGCCATCGCCCGCGCGCGGCTCGCGCCGTTCGGCGGGCAGGTCTCGAACGCGGCGGGCACCGACCCGCTGCCCTTCGGCGACGCGGCGTTCGACCTGGTGCTCGCGCGGCACCCGTACGGTGTGCCGTGGGACGAGATCGCCCGCGTCCTCGAGCCGGGCGGCACCTTTCTGGCCCAGCTGATCGGCTGGGGAACGAACCGGAAGCTGTACGAGTTCTTCCTCGGCCCACAGGACGACGCCCACGAGGACCACGGGCACGAGGCCGTCATCAGGCAGCGCACCGCCGAGGCAGGGCTCGAGATCACCCGGCTCGAAGAGGCGGTCACCAAGGTCGAGTTCTTCGACGTCGGCGCAGTCGTCTACTTCCTGCGCAAGGTGCTGTGGACCGTGCCGGGCTTCACGGTCGAGAAGTACCGCCCCGAACTCGCGCGTATGCACACGCTGATCGAGGCCAACGGCTCGTTCACGAGTTACTCGCGCAGGTTCCTCGTCGAGGCCACCCGCGACACGCTCGCGACGCGGTAG
- a CDS encoding dihydrofolate reductase family protein, giving the protein MALIYSAIGSLDGFIEDASGDFQWAAPDEELMAHVTEANAPIGTYLYGRRMYGVMRYWEDEPADSEPLDHVWAAQWRAAAKIVFSRTLTEVAGPRTSIVRDFDAGAVRALIDEAETDVTIGGPELAGLALAAGLVDELQFYAQPVVVGGGKPWLPAGVGLELELLEHHRFGSGALFLRYRVASVSRVASTRNLRE; this is encoded by the coding sequence ATGGCACTGATCTATTCCGCGATCGGATCGCTCGACGGGTTCATCGAAGACGCATCGGGCGACTTCCAGTGGGCGGCGCCCGACGAGGAGCTGATGGCGCACGTCACCGAGGCGAACGCGCCGATCGGCACCTATCTCTACGGCCGGCGCATGTACGGCGTGATGCGGTACTGGGAAGACGAGCCCGCCGATTCTGAGCCGCTCGACCACGTCTGGGCGGCGCAGTGGCGGGCGGCCGCCAAGATCGTCTTCTCGCGCACGCTCACCGAGGTTGCCGGGCCGCGCACCTCGATCGTGCGCGACTTCGACGCAGGCGCCGTGCGCGCGCTGATCGATGAGGCGGAGACGGATGTGACGATCGGCGGCCCCGAGCTCGCCGGCCTCGCGCTCGCCGCCGGCCTCGTCGACGAGCTGCAGTTCTACGCGCAGCCGGTGGTCGTCGGCGGCGGCAAGCCGTGGCTGCCCGCGGGTGTCGGGCTCGAGCTCGAGCTGCTCGAGCACCATCGCTTCGGCAGCGGCGCGCTCTTCCTGCGCTACCGCGTCGCGAGCGTGTCGCGGGTGGCCTCGACGAGGAACCTGCGCGAGTAA
- a CDS encoding ABC transporter ATP-binding protein, whose amino-acid sequence MNERVIELSGLRKTFGRITAVDCVDLTIRRGEVVALLGPNGAGKSTTIDLALGLSTPTAGTAQLFGGTPRDAIVAGWVGAMLQGGALLPTATVRESVALIAAVHRTPLSVDEALRRARCTEIADQKVAKLSGGQTQRARFAVAIVSNPELLLLDEPTAAMDVEARRTFWESMRGLTDEGRTVVFATHYLDEADTFADRIVMLRAGRVVADGTPAQVKAVVSGRTIRATLPSVSEADAASIRSLPGVTALELRGDRLALAAADSDRTLRALLGRYPELRDIEVAARSMDDAFLALTEAEALR is encoded by the coding sequence GTGAACGAACGCGTCATCGAACTCAGCGGCCTCAGGAAGACCTTCGGCCGCATCACTGCGGTCGACTGCGTCGACCTGACCATCCGCCGCGGCGAGGTCGTCGCGCTGCTCGGCCCGAACGGCGCAGGCAAGTCGACCACCATCGACCTGGCGCTGGGCCTCTCGACCCCGACCGCCGGCACCGCGCAGCTCTTCGGCGGCACCCCGCGCGACGCGATCGTCGCCGGCTGGGTCGGCGCGATGCTGCAGGGCGGCGCCCTCCTGCCGACGGCCACCGTCCGGGAATCCGTCGCCCTGATCGCCGCCGTGCACCGCACGCCGCTGTCCGTCGACGAGGCGCTGCGCCGCGCGCGCTGCACCGAGATCGCCGACCAGAAGGTCGCGAAGCTGTCGGGCGGGCAGACGCAGCGCGCCCGCTTCGCCGTCGCGATCGTCTCGAACCCCGAGCTGCTGCTGCTCGACGAGCCGACCGCCGCGATGGACGTCGAGGCGCGCCGCACCTTCTGGGAGTCGATGCGCGGGCTCACCGACGAGGGCCGCACGGTGGTCTTCGCAACGCACTACCTCGACGAGGCGGACACCTTCGCCGACCGCATCGTCATGCTGCGCGCCGGTCGCGTCGTCGCCGACGGCACGCCCGCGCAGGTGAAGGCGGTCGTCTCCGGCCGCACGATCAGGGCGACGCTGCCGAGCGTGAGCGAGGCGGATGCCGCAAGCATCCGCTCTCTGCCCGGTGTCACGGCACTCGAACTGCGTGGCGATCGCCTCGCACTCGCCGCAGCCGACTCCGACCGCACCCTGCGCGCGCTGCTCGGGCGCTACCCGGAGCTGCGCGACATCGAGGTCGCCGCGCGCAGCATGGACGACGCGTTCCTCGCGCTGACGGAAGCAGAGGCGCTCCGATGA
- a CDS encoding MFS transporter, with protein sequence MSPASALTRSLTIVMAITCGLLVANLYFAQAAIGPISAELGIGAGAEGLVVTLIQFGYAAGLLFIATLGDLVENRRVVLVTTAIAVVGLVGVALAPNVATFLAASFVVGVVSVGAQVVLPLATHLAPVEQRGRVIGDVMGGLLAGIMLSRPYANFVTGLLGWRWVFAIAAVLIAALWVVLWFTLPTRKPESGIGYGRLLSSTFGFLGRSRVLQRRALYQALAFGAFNFFWTCAPLMLHGTFEFNQFQIALFALAGAGGALAAPISGRLGDRGHARAVTGVVFALMAAMFLVTDWAVAVQALVPLVGAAVLIDAATQANQVAGQRIIFGIDPEARGRINSAYIFVNFLGGATGSLLAPFVYHVAGWQGVALVGAGVALFVLLVFATERLDRRHREQLAASA encoded by the coding sequence ATGTCCCCGGCATCCGCTCTCACCCGCTCCCTCACGATCGTCATGGCGATCACCTGCGGCCTGCTGGTCGCGAACCTGTACTTCGCGCAGGCGGCGATCGGGCCGATCAGTGCCGAGCTCGGCATCGGGGCGGGCGCCGAGGGGCTCGTGGTCACGCTGATCCAGTTCGGCTACGCGGCCGGGCTGCTGTTCATCGCGACGCTCGGCGACCTCGTCGAGAACCGCCGCGTCGTGCTCGTCACCACGGCGATCGCGGTCGTCGGGCTCGTCGGCGTCGCGCTGGCGCCGAACGTGGCGACGTTCCTCGCGGCATCCTTCGTCGTCGGTGTGGTGTCTGTGGGCGCGCAGGTGGTGCTGCCGCTCGCGACCCATCTCGCCCCCGTCGAGCAGCGCGGGCGGGTCATCGGCGACGTGATGGGCGGACTGCTCGCGGGCATCATGCTGTCGCGGCCGTACGCGAACTTCGTCACCGGGCTGCTCGGCTGGCGGTGGGTGTTCGCGATCGCGGCGGTGCTGATCGCGGCGCTGTGGGTGGTGCTCTGGTTCACGCTGCCGACGCGCAAGCCCGAGTCAGGCATCGGCTATGGCCGGCTGCTGTCTTCGACGTTCGGATTCCTGGGCCGGTCGCGCGTTCTGCAGCGACGCGCCCTCTACCAGGCGCTCGCGTTCGGCGCGTTCAACTTCTTCTGGACGTGCGCGCCGCTCATGCTGCACGGTACCTTCGAGTTCAACCAGTTCCAGATCGCGCTGTTCGCGCTCGCCGGGGCGGGCGGCGCGCTGGCCGCGCCCATCAGCGGGCGGCTCGGCGACCGTGGTCACGCGCGCGCCGTCACCGGGGTGGTGTTCGCACTGATGGCGGCGATGTTCCTCGTCACCGACTGGGCGGTGGCCGTGCAGGCGCTGGTGCCGCTCGTGGGTGCCGCTGTGCTGATCGATGCGGCGACGCAGGCGAACCAGGTCGCCGGGCAGCGGATCATCTTCGGCATCGATCCCGAAGCCCGGGGCCGCATCAACAGCGCCTACATCTTCGTGAACTTCCTCGGCGGGGCGACCGGGTCGCTGCTCGCGCCGTTCGTCTATCACGTGGCCGGGTGGCAGGGCGTGGCGCTCGTCGGCGCGGGGGTCGCATTGTTCGTGCTGCTGGTCTTCGCGACCGAGCGCCTCGACCGGCGGCACCGCGAACAGCTCGCCGCGTCGGCGTGA
- the purM gene encoding phosphoribosylformylglycinamidine cyclo-ligase — protein MSDSSSTYRQAGVDTAAGDLAVELMKSAVGKTHGPEVLGGVGGFAGLFDVSFLKPFTRPLLATSTDGVGTKVAIAQAIDKHDTIGQDLVGMVVDDIVVVGARPLFMTDYIACGKVVPTRIADIVAGIARACSETRTALVGGETAEHPGLLGPEDYDVAGAAVGAVEADAVLGGDRVQNGDVVLALGSSGLHSNGYSLVRHILSQAGISYTDQSAELGTTWGEALLEPTRLYTAPLLRLLADPQLSASVHSLSHVTGGGIAANLARVLPRGSWAELDRASWSPSPVFRVLSEIAGNSLESAEGTWNLGIGFFAVVAPSAVDAIVSKLALDGIPAWVAGTVSTQERDFAGFEQGAKGVDGGAVRLVGTYA, from the coding sequence GTGAGCGATTCGAGCAGCACGTACCGCCAGGCCGGGGTCGACACCGCGGCGGGTGACCTCGCCGTCGAGCTGATGAAGTCCGCCGTCGGCAAGACCCACGGCCCCGAGGTGCTCGGCGGCGTCGGCGGCTTCGCCGGTCTGTTCGACGTGTCGTTCCTCAAGCCGTTCACGCGCCCGCTGCTCGCGACCTCGACCGACGGCGTCGGCACGAAGGTCGCGATCGCGCAGGCGATCGACAAGCACGACACCATCGGGCAGGATCTCGTCGGCATGGTCGTCGACGACATCGTCGTCGTCGGCGCGCGGCCGCTGTTCATGACCGACTACATCGCCTGCGGCAAGGTCGTGCCGACGCGCATCGCCGACATCGTCGCCGGCATCGCCCGCGCCTGCTCCGAGACGCGCACCGCCCTCGTCGGCGGCGAGACGGCCGAGCACCCGGGCCTGCTCGGGCCAGAGGACTACGACGTGGCGGGGGCGGCCGTCGGGGCCGTCGAGGCCGATGCCGTGCTCGGCGGCGATCGGGTGCAGAACGGCGACGTCGTGCTCGCTCTCGGATCGTCGGGGCTGCACTCGAACGGCTACTCGCTGGTGCGGCACATCCTGAGCCAGGCCGGCATCTCCTACACCGACCAGAGCGCCGAGCTCGGCACCACCTGGGGCGAGGCCCTGCTCGAGCCGACCCGCCTGTACACCGCGCCGTTGCTGCGCCTGCTCGCAGACCCGCAGCTCTCGGCATCCGTTCACTCGCTTTCGCACGTGACCGGCGGCGGCATCGCGGCCAACCTCGCGCGCGTGCTGCCGCGCGGCTCGTGGGCCGAGCTCGACCGCGCTTCGTGGTCGCCGTCGCCCGTGTTCCGGGTGCTTTCCGAGATCGCGGGCAACTCGCTCGAGTCGGCAGAGGGCACGTGGAATCTGGGCATCGGATTCTTCGCCGTCGTCGCGCCGAGTGCCGTCGACGCCATCGTGTCGAAGCTCGCGCTCGACGGCATCCCGGCGTGGGTCGCCGGCACGGTGTCGACGCAGGAGCGTGACTTCGCCGGCTTCGAGCAAGGCGCCAAGGGCGTCGACGGCGGCGCGGTGCGCCTCGTCGGCACGTATGCCTGA
- a CDS encoding ABC transporter permease, producing MKTRYLAMESWRQLKNVRSLIFSLAIPVVMLLIFANAYGTAGIDPVTRLPWAMVTTVQMGAYGGMMAALGQAFVIVTERSIGWNRQLRITPLSGTGYLVSKVVAAMAAALLSIVLIFVISAATFHPAVSLGGWVLSALGLWAGILPFTLIAIMIGQFARPQFAQPLFMAVFFGLAILGGLWVPLQIMPSWVTDAAKAVPSYWLNRLGDMGASAQGQLMQPAMVLLAWTVVLVVFISWRYRRDAARA from the coding sequence ATGAAGACCCGCTACCTCGCCATGGAGAGCTGGCGCCAGCTGAAGAACGTGCGCTCGCTCATCTTCTCGCTCGCGATCCCCGTCGTGATGCTGCTCATCTTCGCCAACGCGTACGGCACGGCGGGCATCGACCCCGTCACGCGCCTGCCGTGGGCGATGGTCACGACGGTGCAGATGGGCGCGTACGGCGGCATGATGGCCGCTCTCGGCCAGGCCTTCGTGATCGTCACGGAGCGCTCGATCGGGTGGAACCGGCAGCTGCGCATCACCCCGCTGTCCGGCACCGGCTACCTCGTCTCGAAGGTCGTCGCCGCGATGGCGGCTGCGCTGCTCAGCATCGTGCTGATCTTCGTGATCTCCGCCGCGACCTTCCACCCCGCGGTGTCTCTAGGCGGGTGGGTCCTGTCGGCGCTGGGGCTGTGGGCGGGCATCCTGCCCTTCACCCTCATCGCGATCATGATCGGCCAGTTCGCGAGGCCGCAGTTCGCGCAGCCGCTGTTCATGGCGGTGTTCTTCGGGCTCGCGATTCTCGGCGGACTGTGGGTGCCGCTGCAGATCATGCCGAGCTGGGTGACGGATGCCGCGAAGGCCGTTCCCTCGTACTGGCTGAACCGCCTCGGCGACATGGGCGCGAGCGCTCAGGGACAGCTGATGCAGCCCGCGATGGTGCTGCTCGCCTGGACCGTTGTGCTGGTCGTCTTCATCTCGTGGAGGTACCGCAGGGACGCCGCGCGTGCGTGA